From Streptomyces cyaneogriseus subsp. noncyanogenus, the proteins below share one genomic window:
- a CDS encoding cytochrome P450 family protein, with protein MTDQPHRPTPPPAQAGPAPALFTWEFAADPYPAYAWLREHAPVHRTTLPSGVEAWLVTRYADARQALADNRLSKNPAHHAEPAHAKGKTGIPGERKAELMTHLLNIDPPDHTRLRRLVSKAFTPRRVAEFAPRVQELADRLIDRFAPAGEADLIHEFAFPLPIYAICDMLGVPREDQDDFRDWAGMMIRHQGGPRGGVARSVKKMRGYLADLIHRKREALPPEPGPGEDLISGLIRASDHGEHLTENEAAAMAFILLFAGFETTVNLIGNGTYALLTHPGQRARLQRSLAAGDRGLLETGVEELLRYDGPVELATWRFATEPLTLGGQHIAPGDPVLVVLAAADRDPERFADPDTLDLARRDNQHLGYGHGIHYCLGAPLARLEGQTALATLLTRLPDLRLAADPADLRWRGGLIMRGLRTLPVTFTPAP; from the coding sequence GTGACCGACCAGCCCCACCGCCCCACCCCGCCCCCCGCCCAGGCCGGGCCCGCCCCCGCCCTCTTCACCTGGGAGTTCGCCGCCGACCCCTACCCCGCCTACGCCTGGCTGCGCGAGCACGCCCCCGTGCACCGGACCACGCTGCCCAGCGGGGTGGAGGCATGGCTGGTCACCCGTTACGCCGACGCCAGGCAGGCGCTCGCCGACAACCGCCTCTCCAAGAACCCGGCGCACCACGCCGAGCCCGCCCACGCCAAGGGCAAGACCGGCATCCCCGGCGAGCGGAAGGCGGAGCTGATGACGCACCTGCTCAACATCGACCCGCCGGACCACACCCGGCTGCGGCGCCTGGTGAGCAAGGCGTTCACGCCCCGCCGGGTCGCCGAGTTCGCGCCGCGTGTGCAGGAGCTCGCCGACCGGCTCATCGACCGGTTCGCGCCCGCGGGAGAGGCCGACCTCATCCACGAGTTCGCCTTCCCGCTGCCCATCTACGCCATCTGCGACATGCTCGGCGTCCCCCGCGAGGACCAGGACGACTTCCGCGACTGGGCGGGCATGATGATCCGCCACCAGGGCGGCCCCCGGGGCGGGGTCGCCCGCTCGGTGAAGAAGATGCGCGGCTACCTCGCCGACCTCATCCACCGCAAGCGCGAGGCGCTGCCGCCCGAGCCCGGCCCCGGCGAGGACCTGATCTCCGGCCTCATCCGCGCCTCCGACCACGGCGAGCACCTCACCGAGAACGAGGCCGCGGCGATGGCGTTCATCCTCCTGTTCGCCGGCTTCGAGACGACCGTCAACCTCATCGGCAACGGCACCTACGCCCTGCTCACCCACCCCGGGCAGCGCGCCCGCCTCCAGCGGTCCCTCGCCGCCGGTGACCGCGGCCTGCTGGAGACGGGCGTCGAGGAACTCCTGCGCTACGACGGACCGGTGGAACTGGCCACCTGGCGGTTCGCCACCGAGCCGCTCACCCTCGGCGGGCAGCACATCGCCCCCGGCGATCCGGTCCTCGTCGTCCTGGCCGCCGCCGACCGGGACCCCGAGCGCTTCGCCGACCCGGACACCCTCGACCTCGCCCGCCGGGACAACCAGCACCTCGGCTACGGCCACGGCATCCACTACTGCCTCGGCGCGCCGCTGGCCCGGCTGGAGGGCCAGACCGCGCTGGCCACGCTCCTCACCCGCCTGCCCGACCTGCGGCTGGCGGCCGACCCGGCCGACCTGCGCTGGCGCGGCGGGCTCATCATGCGGGGCTTGCGCACGCTGCCCGTGACCTTCACCCCGGCCCCGTGA
- a CDS encoding PP2C family protein-serine/threonine phosphatase codes for MSPHRRTTGLVSHAAESETLPLPRWARWLPLALVGVALAVDLPTPGAFSGDVFLVLSAMTAAYVHTLRPVILMALLNSAAGLLLLFAEHLESDGGHAVVDYFALLLLAWASVPLCLLRMWLDRRLQGARRTAESAQRAVLPPVRAWLGTTWIAVRYEAASDAAAVGGDLYAAEETPYGVRLLIGDVRGKGTDAIPGVAALVGSFREAAHHTETLPLLARHLDEAVARHVRDLAAVRVQEGTRGEQFVTAAIAEFPPGGGEVRLISRGHCPAYLAGAEGVRMWKPAEPGLPLGLGELDPGPWEYESRPFAPGDLLLMCTDGLLEARDAGGSFFTPEEGLCGCWRQGPPAVVDTVARLVHRHAGGVLADDLVLMAATVTETPYRPPRAMTPHGPGGTGDSGGDGEGCATPPDPTGPSAEH; via the coding sequence ATGAGTCCGCACCGCCGTACGACGGGGCTGGTGTCCCACGCCGCGGAGTCGGAGACCCTGCCGCTGCCCCGCTGGGCACGGTGGCTGCCGCTGGCCCTGGTGGGGGTCGCCCTCGCCGTCGACCTGCCGACACCCGGCGCCTTCAGCGGGGACGTCTTCCTGGTCCTCAGCGCGATGACCGCCGCCTACGTCCACACCCTGCGCCCGGTGATCCTCATGGCGCTGCTGAACAGCGCGGCCGGTCTGCTCCTGCTCTTCGCCGAGCACCTGGAGTCCGACGGCGGGCACGCCGTCGTCGACTACTTCGCCCTGCTCCTGCTGGCCTGGGCCTCCGTGCCGCTGTGCCTGCTGCGGATGTGGCTGGACCGGCGGCTCCAGGGCGCCCGCAGGACCGCCGAGTCCGCGCAGCGCGCGGTGCTGCCGCCGGTGCGGGCCTGGCTCGGCACCACCTGGATCGCCGTGCGGTACGAGGCCGCCTCGGACGCGGCGGCCGTGGGCGGCGACCTGTACGCGGCCGAGGAGACCCCCTACGGCGTACGGCTGCTCATCGGCGACGTGCGCGGCAAGGGCACCGACGCCATCCCCGGCGTGGCCGCCCTGGTGGGCAGCTTCCGGGAGGCGGCGCACCACACCGAGACGCTGCCGCTGCTGGCCCGGCACCTCGACGAGGCGGTCGCCCGGCACGTCCGGGACCTGGCCGCCGTACGGGTCCAGGAGGGCACGCGGGGCGAGCAGTTCGTGACGGCGGCCATCGCCGAGTTCCCGCCCGGCGGGGGCGAGGTGCGCCTGATCAGCCGGGGCCACTGTCCCGCGTACCTGGCCGGTGCCGAGGGGGTCCGGATGTGGAAGCCGGCCGAGCCCGGGCTCCCGCTGGGGCTCGGCGAGCTGGACCCGGGGCCCTGGGAGTACGAGTCGCGCCCCTTCGCCCCCGGCGACCTGCTGCTGATGTGCACGGACGGCCTGCTGGAGGCGCGGGACGCCGGCGGTTCCTTCTTCACCCCCGAGGAGGGCCTGTGCGGCTGCTGGCGCCAGGGACCGCCGGCCGTGGTGGACACCGTGGCGCGCCTGGTGCACCGGCACGCCGGAGGTGTCCTCGCCGACGATCTGGTGCTGATGGCGGCGACCGTCACGGAGACGCCGTACCGGCCGCCGAGAGCCATGACGCCCCACGGACCCGGTGGCACCGGCGACTCCGGCGGCGACGGGGAGGGCTGCGCCACGCCACCGGACCCGACGGGCCCGTCGGCCGAGCACTGA
- a CDS encoding Ppx/GppA phosphatase family protein produces the protein MTRVAAVDCGTNSIRLLVADADPATGELVELDRRMTIVRLGQGVDRTGRLAPEALERTFAACREYAGIIKAHGAERLRFVATSASRDASNRDDFVRGVLDILGVEPEVISGDQEAEFSFTGATKELTGRTDLHRPFLVVDIGGGSTEFVVGDDHVRAARSVDVGCVRMTERHLLRDGAVTDPPTEEQVAAMRADIEAALDLAERTVPLREARTLVGLAGSVTTVSAIAQELPAYDSTAIHHSRVTLDRVREITGHLLRSTHAERAAIPSLHPGRVDVIGAGALVLLSIMERIGAEEVVVSEHDILDGIAWSVA, from the coding sequence GTGACCCGTGTCGCCGCCGTCGACTGCGGTACGAACTCCATCCGGCTCCTGGTCGCCGACGCCGATCCGGCCACCGGCGAACTGGTCGAGCTGGACCGGCGCATGACCATCGTCCGGCTGGGCCAGGGCGTCGACCGCACCGGCCGGCTCGCCCCCGAGGCGCTGGAGCGGACCTTCGCCGCCTGCCGCGAGTACGCGGGGATCATCAAGGCGCACGGCGCCGAGCGGCTGCGGTTCGTGGCCACCTCCGCCTCCCGCGACGCCTCCAACCGCGACGACTTCGTCCGCGGCGTGCTGGACATCCTCGGCGTCGAGCCCGAGGTGATCTCCGGCGACCAGGAGGCCGAGTTCTCCTTCACCGGTGCCACCAAGGAGCTGACCGGGCGCACGGACCTGCACCGCCCCTTCCTGGTGGTGGACATCGGCGGCGGCTCCACCGAGTTCGTCGTCGGCGACGACCACGTCCGCGCGGCCCGCTCCGTCGACGTCGGCTGCGTCCGCATGACCGAACGCCATCTGCTGCGAGACGGCGCGGTCACCGACCCGCCCACCGAGGAGCAGGTCGCCGCGATGCGCGCCGACATCGAGGCGGCCCTCGACCTCGCCGAGCGGACGGTCCCGCTGCGCGAGGCGCGCACGCTGGTCGGCCTGGCCGGCTCGGTGACCACGGTGTCGGCGATCGCCCAGGAACTCCCCGCGTACGACTCCACCGCCATCCACCACTCCCGCGTCACCCTCGACCGGGTCCGGGAGATCACCGGCCACCTGCTCCGCTCCACCCACGCCGAGCGCGCCGCGATCCCGTCCCTGCACCCGGGCCGCGTCGACGTGATCGGGGCCGGCGCCCTGGTCCTGCTGTCGATCATGGAACGGATCGGCGCGGAGGAGGTCGTGGTGAGCGAGCACGACATCCTCGACGGAATCGCGTGGTCGGTGGCCTGA
- a CDS encoding transglycosylase family protein: MLSGNGRHRRPRQAPALVVAAGVTGSAIAIPLLGASGAGAADGTAWDRVAECETGGAWSENSGNGYYGGLQLTQDDWEKYGGLAYASSADQASRSQQIRVAEKVLAAQGIAAWPTCGLLAGLGNGSGSATGTADGASSASPDASGTPDGSASTGSPESPESSRSPETSGSSPSADPSASPDSSGGSAGSGSSVSPGTTGSSGSSSTPSPSGTPDGPSAKGDEPAKSGTTSDSASRAASGPSRTPEVPEGDGPGNSGQEGAVSGLTDTGSPGGRHRGPSAPEDPADRRGDASSGRHASRGEEAARDAVDGSYTVRSGDSLWAIADSLDLGGGWQGLYAGNKETIGADPDHILPGQELAITAETGEK; the protein is encoded by the coding sequence ATGCTCTCCGGGAACGGTCGTCACCGCCGCCCCCGCCAGGCTCCGGCCCTCGTGGTCGCAGCCGGAGTCACCGGCTCCGCCATCGCGATCCCGCTCCTCGGAGCCTCCGGTGCCGGCGCGGCCGACGGTACGGCCTGGGACCGGGTCGCCGAGTGCGAGACCGGCGGCGCCTGGAGCGAGAACAGCGGCAACGGCTACTACGGCGGTCTGCAACTCACCCAGGACGACTGGGAGAAGTACGGCGGCCTCGCGTACGCCTCCAGCGCCGACCAGGCCAGCCGCTCCCAGCAGATAAGAGTCGCCGAGAAGGTGCTCGCCGCCCAGGGCATCGCCGCCTGGCCGACCTGCGGTCTGCTGGCCGGCCTGGGCAACGGCTCCGGATCGGCCACCGGCACGGCGGACGGCGCCTCGTCCGCCTCCCCGGACGCGTCCGGCACGCCGGACGGCTCGGCGTCCACCGGATCGCCCGAGTCGCCCGAGTCGTCCCGGTCGCCGGAGACTTCCGGCTCGTCCCCCTCCGCGGACCCGTCCGCCTCGCCCGACTCCTCCGGCGGCTCCGCCGGATCCGGAAGCTCCGTATCTCCCGGAACCACCGGATCGTCCGGCTCCTCCTCCACCCCGTCCCCCTCGGGCACTCCTGACGGGCCGTCGGCCAAGGGGGACGAACCGGCGAAGTCGGGCACAACGTCCGATTCCGCCTCCCGTGCCGCCTCCGGCCCGTCCCGGACTCCGGAGGTCCCGGAAGGTGACGGACCGGGCAACTCCGGCCAGGAGGGCGCCGTTTCCGGCCTGACGGACACCGGGTCGCCCGGCGGCCGCCACCGCGGGCCCAGTGCCCCCGAGGACCCCGCCGACCGCCGCGGCGACGCCTCCTCCGGGCGGCACGCCTCGCGCGGCGAGGAGGCCGCGCGCGACGCCGTGGACGGCTCCTACACGGTCCGCAGCGGGGACAGTCTGTGGGCCATCGCCGACTCCCTTGACCTCGGCGGCGGATGGCAGGGGCTGTACGCCGGCAACAAGGAGACGATCGGCGCCGACCCGGACCACATCCTCCCCGGTCAGGAGCTCGCGATCACGGCCGAAACGGGTGAAAAGTAG
- a CDS encoding DUF501 domain-containing protein has translation METPPPPTPRTEPTDADVAAFKQQLGRPPRGLRAIAHRCPCGQPDVVETAPRLPDGTPFPTLYYLTCPRANSAIGTLEAEGVMKEMTERLATDPELAAAYRAAHEDYIRRRDEIEELKNFPSAGGMPDRVKCLHVLVAHSLAAGPGVNPLGDEALAMLPEWWRKGPCVTASESCGEDEK, from the coding sequence ATGGAAACCCCTCCGCCTCCCACCCCGCGCACCGAGCCCACCGACGCGGACGTGGCGGCCTTCAAGCAGCAGCTCGGGCGGCCCCCGCGGGGCCTGCGCGCCATCGCGCACCGCTGCCCGTGCGGGCAGCCGGACGTCGTGGAGACGGCACCGCGGCTGCCCGACGGCACGCCCTTCCCCACGCTGTACTACCTGACGTGCCCGCGCGCCAACTCGGCGATCGGCACGCTGGAGGCCGAGGGCGTGATGAAGGAGATGACCGAGCGGCTGGCGACCGACCCGGAGCTGGCCGCCGCCTACCGCGCCGCCCACGAGGACTACATCCGGCGCCGCGACGAGATCGAGGAGCTGAAGAACTTCCCGAGCGCGGGCGGCATGCCGGACCGGGTCAAGTGCCTGCACGTGCTGGTCGCCCACTCGCTGGCGGCCGGGCCGGGCGTCAACCCGCTCGGCGACGAGGCGCTCGCGATGCTGCCGGAGTGGTGGCGCAAGGGGCCGTGCGTGACGGCTTCCGAAAGCTGTGGGGAGGACGAGAAGTGA
- the eno gene encoding phosphopyruvate hydratase, whose translation MPSIDVVVAREILDSRGNPTVEVEVGLDDGSTGRAAVPSGASTGAFEAIELRDGDTNRYQGKGVEKAVLAVIEQIGPELVGYDATEQRLIDQAMFDLDATDNKGSLGANAILGVSLAVAHAASEASDLPLFRYLGGPNAHLLPVPMMNILNGGSHADSNVDIQEFMIAPIGAESFSEALRWGAEVYHTLKKVLKNRGLSTGLGDEGGFAPNLGSNREALDLILEAVKEAGYTPGEQIALALDVAASEFYKDGVYVFEGKERTAAEMTEYYAELVEAYPLVSIEDPLFEDDWEGWKTITAKLGDKVQLVGDDLFVTNPERLAKGIEEGAANALLVKVNQIGSLTETLDAVELAQRNGYKCMMSHRSGETEDVTIADLAVATNCGQIKTGAPARSERVAKYNQLLRIEEILDDAAVYAGRSAFPRFKG comes from the coding sequence GTGCCGTCCATCGACGTCGTCGTAGCCCGGGAAATCCTGGACTCCCGAGGCAACCCCACGGTCGAGGTCGAGGTCGGCCTCGACGACGGCAGCACGGGTCGTGCCGCCGTTCCGTCCGGCGCCTCGACCGGCGCCTTCGAGGCCATCGAGCTGCGCGACGGCGACACCAACCGCTACCAGGGCAAGGGCGTCGAGAAGGCCGTCCTGGCCGTCATCGAGCAGATCGGCCCGGAGCTCGTCGGGTACGACGCCACCGAGCAGCGCCTGATCGACCAGGCCATGTTCGACCTGGACGCCACCGACAACAAGGGCTCGCTCGGCGCCAACGCCATCCTCGGTGTCTCCCTCGCCGTCGCCCACGCCGCCTCCGAGGCCAGCGACCTGCCGCTCTTCCGCTACCTGGGCGGCCCCAACGCGCACCTGCTCCCGGTGCCGATGATGAACATCCTGAACGGCGGCTCGCACGCCGACTCCAACGTGGACATCCAGGAGTTCATGATCGCCCCGATCGGCGCGGAGTCCTTCTCCGAGGCCCTGCGCTGGGGCGCCGAGGTCTACCACACCCTCAAGAAGGTGCTCAAGAACCGCGGCCTGTCCACCGGCCTCGGCGACGAGGGCGGCTTCGCCCCGAACCTCGGCTCCAACCGCGAGGCCCTCGACCTCATCCTCGAGGCCGTCAAGGAGGCCGGTTACACCCCCGGCGAGCAGATCGCCCTCGCCCTCGACGTCGCCGCGTCCGAGTTCTACAAGGACGGCGTGTACGTCTTCGAGGGCAAGGAGCGCACGGCCGCCGAGATGACCGAGTACTACGCCGAGCTGGTCGAGGCGTACCCGCTGGTCTCCATCGAGGACCCGCTGTTCGAGGACGACTGGGAGGGCTGGAAGACCATCACCGCCAAGCTCGGTGACAAGGTCCAGCTCGTCGGCGACGACCTGTTCGTCACCAACCCCGAGCGCCTGGCCAAGGGCATCGAGGAGGGCGCCGCCAACGCCCTGCTGGTCAAGGTCAACCAGATCGGCTCGCTCACCGAGACGCTGGACGCCGTCGAGCTGGCCCAGCGCAACGGCTACAAGTGCATGATGTCCCACCGCTCCGGCGAGACCGAGGACGTCACCATCGCCGACCTGGCCGTCGCCACCAACTGCGGCCAGATCAAGACCGGTGCCCCGGCCCGCTCCGAGCGCGTCGCCAAGTACAACCAGCTCCTGCGCATCGAGGAGATCCTCGACGACGCCGCGGTGTACGCCGGCCGCAGCGCCTTCCCGCGCTTCAAGGGCTGA
- a CDS encoding transglycosylase family protein yields the protein MLFSGKGKHRRPSKATRAIALAGVTGAAVAAPLMAAGNASAATASEWDAVAQCESGGNWSINTGNGYYGGLQFSASTWAAYGGTAYAATADQATKEQQIAIAEKVLAGQGKGAWPVCGKGLSSAAYTGGGASAGSSSGSNTGSGSSAGSSAGSSAGSSAGSSAGSSAAQPETTTRSTEQKASRSQERPAASQKTVTTPTGEKVRKGDGEYKVVEGDTLSTIAEKHGVEGGWAKLFQLNKDIVEDADLIYPGQQLHLK from the coding sequence ATGCTGTTTTCCGGCAAGGGCAAGCACCGTCGTCCGTCCAAGGCCACCCGCGCCATCGCGCTCGCCGGTGTCACCGGCGCCGCCGTCGCCGCCCCGCTGATGGCGGCCGGCAACGCCTCCGCCGCCACCGCCTCCGAGTGGGACGCGGTCGCCCAGTGCGAGTCCGGCGGCAACTGGTCCATCAACACCGGCAACGGCTACTACGGCGGTCTGCAGTTCTCCGCCTCCACCTGGGCCGCGTACGGCGGCACGGCGTACGCCGCCACCGCCGACCAGGCCACCAAGGAGCAGCAGATCGCGATCGCCGAGAAGGTGCTCGCGGGCCAGGGCAAGGGTGCCTGGCCGGTCTGCGGCAAGGGCCTGTCGAGCGCCGCGTACACCGGTGGCGGCGCGTCGGCCGGCTCGTCCAGCGGCTCGAACACCGGCTCCGGCAGCTCGGCCGGTTCCTCCGCGGGCTCCTCGGCCGGTTCCTCCGCGGGCTCCTCGGCCGGCTCGTCGGCGGCCCAGCCCGAGACCACGACCCGCTCGACCGAGCAGAAGGCCTCCCGCTCCCAGGAGCGCCCGGCGGCCTCCCAGAAGACCGTCACCACGCCGACCGGCGAGAAGGTCCGCAAGGGCGACGGCGAGTACAAGGTCGTCGAGGGCGACACCCTCAGCACCATCGCCGAGAAGCACGGCGTCGAGGGCGGCTGGGCGAAGCTGTTCCAGCTCAACAAGGACATCGTCGAGGACGCCGACCTCATCTACCCGGGCCAGCAGCTTCACCTGAAGTAA
- a CDS encoding NAD(P)/FAD-dependent oxidoreductase, whose protein sequence is MSTTERPRILVVGGGYVGLYAARRILKKMRYGEATVTVVDPRSYMTYQPFLPEAAAGNISPRHVVVPLRRVLPKAEVLTGRVTTIDQDRKVATIAPLVGEAYELPFDYLVIAMGAVSRTFPIPGLAEQGIGMKGIEEAIGLRNHVLEQLDKADSTTDEEIRRKALTFVFIGGGFAGAETVGEVEDMVRDAAKYYKNVSREDMRFILVDAADKILPEVGPKLGTYGKEHLEGRGVEVYLSTSMESCVDGHVVLKNGLEVDSNTIVWTAGVKPNPVLSRFGLPLGPRGHVDCEPTLQVKGMDYVWAAGDNAQVPDLVGRKNGNPNAWCPPNAQHALRQARVLGDNVLSGMRGFPQKEYSHANKGAVAGLGLHKGVAMIVMGKMKIKLKGRLAWYMHRGYHGMAMPTWNRKIRVFADWTLGMFLKREVVSLGAIESPREEFYEAAKPAPAPVAAKTEEKAKAS, encoded by the coding sequence ATGAGCACCACGGAGCGTCCCAGGATCCTCGTAGTAGGCGGTGGGTACGTAGGCCTGTACGCAGCTCGGCGCATCCTGAAGAAGATGCGTTACGGAGAGGCGACCGTCACCGTCGTCGACCCCCGGTCGTACATGACCTACCAGCCCTTCCTCCCCGAAGCCGCCGCCGGCAACATCTCCCCGCGGCACGTCGTCGTCCCCCTGCGGCGCGTGCTTCCCAAGGCGGAGGTCCTCACCGGCCGGGTCACCACCATCGACCAGGACCGCAAGGTCGCCACGATCGCCCCCCTGGTGGGCGAGGCGTACGAGCTGCCCTTCGACTACCTGGTCATCGCCATGGGCGCGGTCTCCCGCACCTTCCCGATCCCCGGCCTCGCCGAGCAGGGCATCGGCATGAAGGGCATCGAGGAGGCCATCGGCCTGCGCAACCACGTGCTGGAGCAGCTCGACAAGGCCGACTCCACCACGGACGAGGAGATCCGCCGCAAGGCGCTCACCTTCGTCTTCATCGGCGGCGGCTTCGCCGGCGCCGAGACCGTCGGCGAGGTCGAGGACATGGTCCGCGACGCGGCCAAGTACTACAAGAACGTGTCCCGCGAGGACATGCGCTTCATCCTGGTCGACGCGGCCGACAAGATCCTCCCCGAGGTCGGTCCGAAGCTCGGCACGTACGGCAAGGAGCACCTCGAGGGCCGCGGAGTCGAGGTCTACCTGTCCACCTCCATGGAGTCCTGCGTCGACGGCCACGTGGTGCTGAAGAACGGCCTCGAGGTCGACTCCAACACCATCGTGTGGACGGCGGGCGTCAAGCCCAACCCGGTGCTCTCCCGCTTCGGCCTGCCGCTGGGCCCCCGCGGTCACGTCGACTGCGAGCCGACGCTCCAGGTCAAGGGCATGGACTACGTCTGGGCCGCCGGCGACAACGCCCAGGTGCCCGACCTCGTCGGCCGCAAGAACGGCAACCCGAACGCCTGGTGCCCGCCCAACGCCCAGCACGCGCTGCGCCAGGCCAGGGTCCTCGGCGACAACGTCCTCTCCGGCATGCGGGGCTTCCCGCAGAAGGAGTACAGCCACGCCAACAAGGGCGCGGTGGCGGGCCTCGGCCTGCACAAGGGCGTCGCGATGATCGTCATGGGCAAGATGAAGATCAAGCTCAAGGGCCGTCTCGCCTGGTACATGCACCGTGGCTACCACGGCATGGCGATGCCGACCTGGAACCGCAAGATCCGGGTCTTCGCCGACTGGACGCTCGGCATGTTCCTCAAGCGCGAGGTCGTCTCGCTCGGCGCGATCGAGTCCCCGCGCGAGGAGTTCTACGAGGCCGCCAAGCCCGCCCCCGCCCCGGTCGCCGCCAAGACCGAGGAGAAGGCCAAGGCTTCCTGA
- a CDS encoding nucleoside triphosphate pyrophosphohydrolase has translation MNATSSTAAADPGRIVLLTTSHRVAPGLLSWPAWQALREADRVLCADGAHPQLPYLREAGIAVDEASPTAEDLVGACAGGRTVVVVATGEGEPALTDGLARLAGSGRVRMPELELLPASYDLPGARLLDLVQVMDRIRAECPWSSQRTHEGLAKYAIEEAYELVEAIEDGDREELREELGDVLLQVVFHARIAEEDPQAPFSVDDVAAGIVAKLIHRHPHVFGDATATTPEEVKEHWLRTKAVEKRRTSVTEGIPLGQPGLALAAKLASRVRTAGLDVPLPAGEGIGYELLALAVRAEAAGVDPEAALRSAARAYRDAVRAAEGVAD, from the coding sequence GTGAACGCAACCAGCTCCACGGCCGCCGCCGACCCCGGCCGCATCGTTCTGCTCACCACCAGTCACCGTGTCGCCCCCGGGCTGCTGTCCTGGCCCGCCTGGCAGGCGCTGCGCGAGGCCGACCGCGTGCTGTGCGCGGACGGGGCCCACCCCCAGCTTCCCTACCTGCGCGAGGCGGGCATAGCCGTGGACGAGGCATCCCCCACCGCCGAGGACCTGGTCGGTGCCTGTGCCGGGGGGCGCACGGTCGTGGTCGTGGCCACCGGCGAGGGCGAGCCGGCCCTCACCGACGGCCTGGCCCGGCTCGCCGGTTCCGGCCGGGTCCGCATGCCCGAGCTGGAGCTGCTGCCCGCCTCCTACGACCTGCCCGGCGCCCGTCTGCTCGACCTCGTGCAGGTCATGGACCGCATCCGCGCCGAGTGCCCCTGGTCGTCCCAGCGGACCCACGAGGGCCTGGCGAAGTACGCGATCGAGGAGGCGTACGAGCTGGTCGAGGCCATCGAGGACGGCGACCGCGAGGAGCTGCGCGAGGAGCTGGGCGACGTCCTGCTCCAGGTCGTCTTCCACGCGCGGATCGCCGAGGAGGACCCGCAGGCCCCCTTCTCCGTCGACGACGTGGCCGCCGGCATCGTCGCCAAGCTGATCCACCGCCACCCGCACGTCTTCGGGGACGCCACGGCGACCACCCCCGAGGAGGTCAAGGAGCACTGGCTGCGCACCAAGGCGGTCGAGAAGCGGCGCACCTCCGTCACGGAGGGCATCCCCCTGGGCCAGCCCGGTCTGGCCCTCGCGGCGAAGCTGGCCTCGCGGGTCCGCACGGCCGGGCTCGACGTGCCGCTCCCGGCGGGGGAGGGCATCGGCTACGAGCTGCTGGCGCTGGCGGTACGGGCGGAGGCGGCCGGGGTGGACCCGGAGGCGGCCCTGCGCAGCGCGGCCCGCGCCTACCGGGACGCCGTCCGCGCCGCCGAGGGAGTGGCCGACTAG
- a CDS encoding FtsB family cell division protein: MAVKDRDRFSTATRIRLLGEQTAARVYRSQTKRQARRSRLTGRAALLAMVVCSLVVALAYPIRQYVAQRGEIADLRRQKQQTQERVERLRDEKARWQDDAYAEQQIRKRLHYVMPGETGYIVVDPGAGKQSRTDLGAADRPWYRNIWDEVDTSDASGG, encoded by the coding sequence ATGGCGGTGAAGGACCGGGACCGATTCTCCACCGCGACCAGGATCCGGCTGCTCGGCGAACAGACGGCGGCCCGGGTCTACCGCTCGCAGACCAAGCGCCAGGCCCGCCGCTCCCGGCTGACCGGCCGGGCCGCGCTGCTGGCGATGGTCGTCTGCTCCCTCGTCGTGGCGCTCGCCTATCCCATAAGGCAGTACGTCGCCCAGCGCGGGGAGATCGCCGACCTGCGCCGGCAGAAGCAGCAGACCCAGGAGCGGGTCGAACGCCTGCGCGACGAGAAGGCGCGCTGGCAGGACGACGCGTACGCGGAGCAGCAGATCCGGAAGCGGCTGCACTACGTGATGCCGGGCGAGACGGGGTACATCGTCGTCGACCCCGGCGCGGGCAAGCAGTCCCGCACCGACCTGGGGGCCGCCGACCGCCCCTGGTACCGGAACATCTGGGACGAGGTGGACACCTCCGACGCCTCCGGCGGGTGA